A window of the Natrinema salifodinae genome harbors these coding sequences:
- a CDS encoding ABC transporter substrate-binding protein — protein sequence MNADRGRDYDRRTFLKTATAGAGLASIAGCLGGGGGDGVTLGAMYIRSGFASLYGEEAERGFELAVDEINDNGGIDGDDVEIIVRDTEADSNTAMQQMTSLVEEENVDGLFGLDSSGIAKNVAPRVAQYQLPLMITHAATPFVTSPEGEHEESVGNDYVFRCSNTVAHDMYGAARVASELDATEWATIGPDYAFGYETWDYFQAFAEGLGVDAEFTAEQFPALETNDYAPYISSILDAEPDAVVTPLWGSDLTTFLGQAENAGWFDQIDHTLISVGMGTDLPADGDPIPEGARASTRYDPFVPDSEENTTFRETYVEEYDTLPTYNAEGAYRAVYLYKEAIESTGGTDADDLVDEFTGMDHSGPVGEYAFNEETNQATVASIWGEVSYSDEWESNVLEPVDRFDAAPEDVRGALEGSDLPAGI from the coding sequence ATCAACGCGGACCGCGGACGCGACTACGATCGACGAACGTTCCTGAAGACGGCGACCGCCGGCGCCGGCCTGGCGTCGATCGCCGGCTGTCTCGGCGGTGGGGGCGGCGATGGCGTCACTCTGGGCGCGATGTACATTCGGTCCGGATTCGCCTCGCTGTACGGCGAGGAGGCCGAACGAGGATTCGAACTCGCCGTCGACGAGATCAACGACAACGGCGGGATCGACGGCGACGACGTCGAGATCATCGTCCGCGACACGGAGGCCGACTCCAACACGGCGATGCAGCAGATGACGAGCCTGGTCGAGGAGGAAAACGTGGACGGTCTGTTCGGACTCGACAGCAGCGGGATCGCGAAGAACGTCGCGCCCCGGGTCGCCCAGTACCAGTTGCCGCTGATGATCACGCACGCGGCGACGCCGTTCGTCACGTCGCCGGAGGGCGAACACGAGGAGTCGGTCGGGAACGATTACGTCTTCCGCTGTTCGAACACCGTCGCCCACGACATGTACGGCGCCGCGCGGGTGGCGTCGGAACTCGACGCGACCGAGTGGGCGACGATCGGTCCAGACTACGCGTTCGGCTATGAGACCTGGGACTACTTCCAGGCGTTCGCCGAGGGGTTGGGCGTCGACGCCGAGTTCACGGCCGAGCAGTTCCCCGCCCTCGAGACGAACGACTACGCGCCGTACATCAGTTCGATCCTCGACGCCGAGCCCGACGCCGTGGTCACGCCGCTGTGGGGCTCCGACCTGACGACGTTCCTCGGTCAGGCGGAGAACGCCGGCTGGTTCGACCAGATCGATCACACGCTGATCAGCGTCGGGATGGGGACCGACCTGCCGGCCGACGGCGATCCGATTCCGGAGGGCGCGCGGGCCTCCACCCGCTACGATCCGTTCGTTCCCGACAGCGAGGAGAACACCACCTTCCGTGAGACCTACGTCGAGGAGTACGACACGTTGCCGACGTACAACGCCGAGGGCGCTTACCGCGCGGTCTACCTCTACAAGGAGGCCATCGAGTCGACCGGCGGCACCGACGCCGATGACCTCGTCGACGAGTTCACCGGGATGGACCACTCGGGCCCGGTCGGCGAGTACGCGTTCAACGAGGAGACCAACCAGGCGACGGTCGCGTCCATCTGGGGCGAGGTCAGTTACTCCGACGAGTGGGAGAGCAACGTACTCGAACCGGTCGACCGGTTCGACGCCGCGCCCGAGGATGTCCGGGGCGCGCTGGAGGGATCCGACCTCCCTGCCGGGATCTGA
- a CDS encoding branched-chain amino acid ABC transporter permease, whose translation MFQFVGFGDVVIGLSLGSRLFLIAVGLSLIFGVLGVLNFAHGAFYMLGAYFALTLSTNLVGNFWLSVVVGALAVGVVGAAIEMATIRPLYERPESELDQLIVTFGFVLVIHEAVRSVWGSQPYPTPVPELLNFSVSIAGSRFTAYRLFVIVAAVVVMISLWLFIRKTYFGSLVRGTSSDREMASMLGVDVPRLYTAVFFAGSVLAGLGGALAAPMQSIGPSLGESVIIDAFIIVVIGGLGSLSGAFVGAMFVGLMQSVATQFVEAGSIAVPFLAMVVVLLVKPEGLFGGIGE comes from the coding sequence GTGTTTCAATTCGTCGGGTTCGGGGACGTCGTCATCGGACTGAGCCTCGGGAGCCGGCTGTTCCTGATCGCGGTCGGGCTGAGCCTGATCTTCGGCGTGCTCGGCGTACTCAACTTCGCCCACGGCGCGTTCTACATGCTCGGCGCGTACTTCGCCCTGACCCTCTCGACGAACCTGGTCGGTAATTTCTGGCTCTCCGTCGTTGTCGGCGCGCTCGCGGTCGGAGTCGTGGGTGCGGCGATCGAGATGGCGACGATCCGCCCGCTGTACGAGCGGCCGGAGAGCGAACTCGATCAGCTGATCGTCACGTTCGGGTTCGTCCTCGTAATTCACGAGGCCGTTCGGTCCGTCTGGGGCTCCCAGCCCTATCCGACGCCCGTCCCGGAGCTCCTCAATTTCTCCGTGTCGATCGCGGGCAGTCGGTTCACCGCCTATCGGCTGTTCGTCATCGTCGCGGCGGTCGTCGTCATGATCAGTCTGTGGCTGTTCATCAGGAAGACCTACTTCGGTTCGCTCGTCCGGGGGACCTCGTCCGATCGGGAGATGGCGTCGATGCTCGGCGTCGACGTCCCGCGGCTGTACACCGCGGTGTTCTTCGCGGGGAGCGTCCTTGCCGGGCTGGGCGGCGCCCTCGCGGCCCCGATGCAGTCGATCGGTCCCAGCTTGGGCGAGTCGGTCATCATCGACGCGTTCATCATCGTCGTCATCGGCGGGCTCGGCTCGCTGTCCGGCGCGTTCGTCGGAGCGATGTTCGTCGGACTGATGCAGAGCGTCGCCACCCAGTTCGTCGAGGCCGGCAGCATCGCCGTGCCGTTCCTCGCGATGGTCGTCGTGTTACTGGTCAAACCGGAGGGGCTGTTCGGGGGGATCGGCGAATGA
- a CDS encoding branched-chain amino acid ABC transporter permease codes for MSTQRDGLVDRIGAFGRQAADGWTRERFVLVSLVVLVLVSFAPRFQVYLFTEFLIIALFAVAFNLLYGYTGLLSFGHAMFFGAGAYGLAIVMRDYQAAIGDAVGSGLAPLATFVVGGLAGLLLALVLAVPVGYLSVRLEEIYFALITLAFGMLFYSLLIQDPYGLTDGTDGIFILLGTVELGGAEFRLGERRTYYYLTAAVVVASIYAIWRIVNSPFGTVCKAIRESPDRATALGVNVTVHRWMTFVVSALFVGVAGVLIAGFASVATPNEAHWTMSATPVVATVIGGATYFGGPIVGAFVYHYVRWLISRFPALEAYWELFFGIMLIVVVLYFKRGAAGGLVMLGAWLRDVRAAYDRGGASAAAAFVRESIGEKVTAAANGLAPTGGSDDGGVDR; via the coding sequence ATGAGCACGCAGCGCGACGGACTCGTCGATCGGATCGGCGCGTTCGGCCGTCAGGCGGCCGACGGCTGGACCAGAGAGCGGTTCGTCCTGGTGAGTCTGGTGGTGCTGGTGCTGGTCTCGTTTGCACCGCGGTTCCAGGTGTACCTGTTCACTGAGTTCCTGATCATCGCGCTGTTCGCCGTCGCGTTCAACCTGCTGTACGGCTACACCGGGTTGCTATCGTTCGGTCACGCGATGTTCTTCGGCGCGGGCGCGTACGGGCTCGCGATCGTGATGCGGGACTACCAGGCGGCGATCGGCGACGCCGTCGGCAGCGGCCTGGCACCGCTGGCCACGTTCGTCGTCGGCGGGCTCGCCGGCCTCCTCCTGGCGCTCGTCCTCGCCGTTCCCGTCGGCTACCTCAGCGTCCGACTCGAGGAGATCTACTTCGCGCTGATCACTCTCGCGTTCGGGATGCTGTTCTACTCGCTGCTGATCCAGGACCCGTACGGGCTCACCGACGGGACCGACGGGATCTTCATCCTGCTCGGAACCGTCGAGCTCGGCGGGGCGGAGTTCAGGCTGGGCGAGCGGCGGACGTACTACTACCTGACGGCGGCGGTCGTCGTGGCGTCTATCTACGCCATCTGGCGGATCGTCAACTCGCCGTTCGGCACCGTCTGCAAGGCGATCCGCGAAAGCCCGGACCGCGCGACGGCGCTGGGCGTCAACGTCACCGTCCACCGTTGGATGACCTTCGTCGTCTCGGCGCTGTTCGTCGGCGTCGCCGGCGTGTTGATCGCCGGCTTCGCGAGCGTCGCCACCCCGAACGAAGCCCACTGGACGATGAGCGCGACGCCGGTCGTCGCGACCGTCATCGGCGGCGCGACTTACTTCGGCGGGCCGATCGTCGGCGCGTTCGTCTACCACTACGTCCGCTGGCTGATCAGCCGCTTCCCGGCGCTCGAGGCGTACTGGGAGCTGTTCTTCGGGATCATGCTCATCGTCGTTGTTCTCTACTTCAAACGGGGGGCCGCCGGCGGCCTGGTCATGCTGGGCGCGTGGCTGCGAGACGTGCGGGCGGCCTACGACCGCGGCGGGGCGAGCGCCGCCGCGGCGTTCGTCCGCGAGTCGATCGGTGAGAAAGTCACCGCCGCCGCGAACGGGCTCGCCCCGACCGGCGGGTCCGACGACGGGGGTGTCGACCGATGA
- a CDS encoding SDR family NAD(P)-dependent oxidoreductase produces the protein MSDLFDLDGRVAVVTGGGRGIGRAIAVELAAAGAAVVPSARSTDEIDAVAETVEDAGGDALAVPADVTNADAVSDVIDRAADEFGGVDVVVNNAGFNPDDALGRPEDVDTESLDRVLDVNLNGAYEVTRTAAGHLRESDGGAVVNVASVGGLVGLPRQHPYVASKHGLVGLTKSMSLDWAPEVRVNAVAPGYVSTELTEDLETNDRLRQSIIDRTPLERFADPEEIAGPVVFLASEAASYVTGSVLAADGGWTAR, from the coding sequence ATGAGCGACCTGTTCGACCTTGACGGCCGAGTCGCAGTGGTCACCGGCGGCGGCCGCGGGATCGGCCGCGCGATCGCCGTCGAACTGGCGGCCGCCGGCGCCGCGGTCGTCCCGAGCGCCCGCTCGACGGACGAAATCGACGCCGTCGCCGAAACAGTCGAAGACGCGGGCGGCGATGCCCTCGCCGTCCCCGCGGACGTGACGAACGCCGACGCCGTCAGCGACGTCATCGACCGCGCCGCCGACGAGTTCGGCGGCGTCGACGTCGTCGTCAACAACGCCGGATTCAACCCCGACGACGCGCTCGGCCGGCCGGAAGATGTTGACACCGAGAGCCTCGACCGCGTGCTCGACGTCAACCTGAACGGCGCGTACGAGGTCACACGGACCGCGGCGGGCCACCTCCGCGAGAGCGACGGCGGCGCCGTCGTCAACGTCGCGAGCGTCGGCGGCCTGGTCGGCTTGCCGCGCCAACACCCCTACGTCGCCTCGAAGCACGGCCTGGTCGGACTCACCAAGAGCATGTCTCTGGACTGGGCGCCCGAGGTCCGGGTCAACGCCGTCGCGCCCGGCTACGTCTCGACGGAGCTGACCGAAGACCTCGAGACCAACGACCGGCTCCGTCAGTCGATCATCGACCGCACGCCGTTAGAACGGTTCGCCGATCCCGAGGAAATCGCCGGTCCCGTCGTCTTCCTGGCGAGCGAGGCTGCCAGCTACGTGACCGGGTCGGTGCTCGCGGCGGACGGCGGCTGGACGGCTCGATAA
- a CDS encoding ABC transporter ATP-binding protein codes for MTTVLRTEDLRKQFGDLVAVGGVSLAFDDEQITSIIGPNGAGKTTFYNLLTGVLEPTGGEIWLRRDDELREITDAPPHKVARSGLSRSYQITNIFERLTVRENLQVARIIHEGRTFDMRSRPEADEELNAAIDELLELTNLTAIAETPCDELSHGEKRNVEIALALAIEPTVFLLDEPTAGMNPTETEEIVSLIRQLNEDIDATFVVTEHDMDVVTGISDRIVVLAEGAVLADGDPQTVLRDERVTEAYLGSETV; via the coding sequence ATGACGACCGTCCTCCGCACCGAGGACCTGCGCAAGCAGTTCGGAGACCTGGTCGCCGTCGGCGGCGTCTCGCTCGCGTTCGACGACGAGCAGATCACCAGCATCATCGGTCCCAACGGGGCCGGCAAGACCACGTTCTACAACCTGCTGACGGGCGTGCTGGAGCCGACCGGCGGCGAGATCTGGCTCCGCAGGGACGATGAACTGCGAGAGATCACCGACGCGCCGCCCCACAAGGTCGCGCGCAGCGGCCTCTCGCGATCCTACCAGATAACGAATATATTCGAGAGGTTGACCGTCCGCGAAAACCTGCAGGTCGCCCGGATTATCCACGAGGGACGAACGTTCGACATGCGGTCGCGCCCGGAAGCGGACGAGGAACTCAACGCGGCCATCGACGAACTACTCGAACTCACCAACCTGACGGCCATCGCCGAGACGCCCTGCGACGAGCTGAGCCACGGCGAGAAGCGCAACGTCGAGATCGCGCTCGCGCTGGCGATCGAACCGACGGTGTTCTTGCTGGACGAGCCGACCGCGGGGATGAACCCGACCGAGACGGAAGAGATCGTCTCGCTCATCCGGCAGCTGAACGAGGACATCGACGCGACGTTCGTCGTCACGGAGCACGACATGGACGTCGTCACCGGAATCTCCGATCGGATCGTTGTGCTCGCGGAGGGCGCGGTGCTGGCCGACGGCGACCCCCAGACGGTACTGCGCGACGAACGAGTCACCGAAGCCTACCTCGGAAGTGAGACCGTATGA
- a CDS encoding ABC transporter ATP-binding protein, with the protein MTVLDIDGIDTYYGNSHVLHDVSLTLAEGEVVALLGRNGAGKTTTMRSIMGVTPPRRGEITYRGEDIVGKAPNEINERGINLVPEDRRVFPTLTVHENIVLAHKLAADPRPVEEMYELFPVLDGLRRSNAQNLSGGEQQMLAVARALVQRPSLLLLDEPTEGLAPVIVDDLRTMLQDVVEQDVTVLLSEQNVTFAFDLATRGYVIDTGSIVFEGSIEEIREREDLLEQYLAVSPEEVA; encoded by the coding sequence ATGACCGTACTCGACATCGACGGCATCGACACCTACTACGGGAACAGCCACGTCCTCCACGACGTCTCGCTGACGCTCGCGGAGGGAGAGGTCGTCGCCCTGCTGGGCCGCAACGGCGCCGGCAAGACGACGACCATGCGCTCGATTATGGGCGTGACACCCCCGAGACGGGGCGAGATCACTTACCGCGGCGAGGACATCGTCGGGAAGGCCCCGAACGAGATCAACGAGCGCGGGATCAACCTGGTTCCGGAGGATCGCCGGGTATTCCCGACGCTGACCGTCCACGAAAACATCGTCCTCGCGCACAAACTCGCGGCCGATCCGCGACCGGTCGAGGAGATGTACGAGCTGTTTCCCGTACTCGACGGCTTGCGGCGGAGCAACGCGCAGAACCTCAGCGGCGGCGAGCAACAGATGCTCGCCGTCGCCCGCGCGCTCGTCCAGCGACCGTCGCTGCTGTTGCTGGACGAACCGACCGAAGGGCTGGCACCCGTCATCGTCGACGACCTCCGGACCATGCTCCAGGACGTCGTCGAGCAGGACGTGACCGTCCTGCTCTCCGAGCAGAACGTCACCTTCGCGTTCGACCTGGCGACGCGGGGCTACGTCATCGACACGGGATCGATCGTGTTCGAGGGATCGATCGAGGAAATCCGAGAGCGGGAGGACTTGCTCGAACAGTACCTCGCCGTCTCTCCCGAGGAGGTGGCCTGA
- a CDS encoding long-chain fatty acid--CoA ligase: MTGLTIRPFFWRPTNLFPETRLVSRTHDGIVDSSYAEFGERVRSLIAALADRGFGPGDRIGTFGWNHHRHLETYYAAPLSGAQLHTINVQLGDNDVVYIVEDADDDVLFVDPGAPFETIERLWADLPVEEVVVMDETVPETEVDAVAYEALVAEYDPIAEDDLPELEEDYPAGMCYTSGTTGRPKGVEYTHKMIYAHAMMVMTPAGLDISERDVVMPVVPMFHVNSWEFPYAATMAGATQVYPGPAPDAADLLELIEREDVTLTAGVPTVWIDLLEHVDEHGGDLSSLERIVVGGSAAPEKMMRRYEDEFDVTVEHAWGMTETMSIGSVSRPKARMTDRDRSRRYEKRRKQGLLSPGLEMRVVDDSGEEVPWDGDAAGELWVRGPSVATEYYNRPEANEEDFKGEWLKTGDIVTVDEDGYVEIVDRAKDVIKSGGEWISSIALENALMAHDEVVEAAVIAVPHEKWQERPLATVVTAEDGDPGEAELRDHLQKTLDQPDWWLPDEIRVVERIPKTATGKFDKQGLREKLDVIDVETGDR, encoded by the coding sequence ATGACGGGCCTGACGATCCGGCCGTTCTTCTGGCGGCCGACGAACCTTTTCCCGGAGACGCGCCTGGTCTCGCGGACGCACGACGGGATCGTCGATTCCTCGTACGCCGAGTTCGGTGAGCGAGTTCGGTCGCTGATCGCCGCACTGGCCGACCGCGGCTTCGGGCCTGGCGATCGGATCGGGACCTTCGGCTGGAACCACCATCGGCACCTTGAGACGTACTACGCCGCGCCGCTGTCGGGCGCGCAGTTGCACACGATCAACGTCCAACTGGGCGATAACGACGTGGTCTACATCGTTGAGGATGCCGACGACGACGTGCTGTTCGTCGACCCCGGCGCGCCGTTCGAGACGATCGAGCGGCTATGGGCGGATCTGCCCGTCGAGGAGGTCGTCGTGATGGACGAGACGGTCCCCGAGACCGAGGTCGACGCGGTGGCGTACGAGGCCCTCGTCGCCGAGTACGATCCGATAGCGGAGGACGACCTACCCGAACTCGAGGAGGACTACCCCGCCGGGATGTGCTACACGTCGGGGACCACCGGCCGGCCGAAGGGCGTCGAGTACACCCACAAGATGATCTACGCTCACGCGATGATGGTGATGACCCCTGCCGGCCTCGATATCAGCGAACGCGACGTGGTCATGCCGGTCGTACCGATGTTCCACGTCAACTCCTGGGAGTTCCCCTACGCGGCGACGATGGCCGGCGCGACCCAGGTCTATCCCGGTCCCGCGCCGGACGCGGCCGATCTGCTCGAACTGATCGAGCGGGAGGACGTCACCCTCACCGCCGGCGTCCCAACGGTCTGGATCGACCTGCTCGAACACGTCGACGAGCACGGCGGCGACCTCTCGAGCCTCGAGCGTATCGTCGTCGGTGGCAGCGCCGCGCCCGAAAAGATGATGCGCCGCTACGAGGACGAGTTCGACGTCACCGTCGAGCATGCCTGGGGGATGACCGAGACGATGAGTATCGGTTCGGTCTCCCGACCGAAGGCCCGGATGACCGACCGAGACCGGAGCCGCAGGTACGAGAAGCGCCGGAAACAGGGGCTGCTCTCGCCGGGACTCGAGATGCGCGTCGTCGACGATTCCGGTGAAGAAGTGCCCTGGGACGGCGACGCCGCCGGCGAGCTATGGGTCCGCGGCCCCTCGGTCGCCACGGAGTACTACAATCGGCCGGAGGCCAACGAGGAGGACTTCAAGGGGGAGTGGCTCAAGACCGGCGACATCGTCACCGTCGACGAGGACGGCTACGTCGAGATCGTCGACCGCGCGAAGGACGTCATTAAGAGCGGCGGCGAGTGGATCTCCTCGATCGCGCTCGAGAACGCCCTGATGGCCCACGACGAGGTCGTCGAGGCAGCCGTGATCGCCGTTCCCCACGAGAAGTGGCAGGAGCGTCCCCTCGCGACCGTCGTCACCGCCGAGGACGGCGATCCCGGCGAGGCGGAGTTGCGGGATCACCTGCAGAAGACGCTCGACCAGCCCGATTGGTGGCTCCCCGACGAGATTAGAGTCGTCGAGCGGATTCCGAAGACGGCGACCGGAAAGTTCGACAAGCAGGGACTGCGCGAAAAGCTTGACGTGATCGACGTCGAAACGGGGGACCGATGA